Proteins from a genomic interval of Hippocampus zosterae strain Florida chromosome 14, ASM2543408v3, whole genome shotgun sequence:
- the rhd gene encoding rh blood group, D antigen isoform X4, with translation MAPKYAPSLRSRLAPFLLSLQIGFVVVCYFYVEIESNVNGIKFSNLYPVFQDVNVMVFLGFGFLSTFLVRYGFSGSGFNLLIAVIGTQWALLLNGFESWYYRGKIRIDLNSLVVAEMCTASVLISIGAVQGKTNPVHLILMVLLEVFGFVLNEWLLQTLLPVRQLNFIMVLHIFGAFFGLVLTWILYRKESFQGFEKEKLDRKTELFSMLGTVFLWMFWPSFNSILTEERLSAVCSTYLALAVSAVASVAISALFSPKGKVNPAHFQSCILAGGVAVGVSMPAIRYPWEAMTTALAAAAVSTVGFQYLKNHMLFAFECHDTCSVLSTHGLPGLLGWLIQLLLQIQQCDDHTMAIRFAVFHIYALLITLATSLTMGFLTEQEWEYSNKKFSI, from the exons ATGGCTCCTAAATACGCCCCAAGTTTGCGCTCTCGTTTGGCTCCTTTTTTGCTTTCCTTACAAATAGGTTTTGTAGTTGTGTGTTACTTCTACGTTGAGATTGAAAGCAATGTGAATGGGATTAAATTCAGCAATTTATATCCAG TGTTCCAGGATGTGAATGTGATGGTCTTCTTGGGTTTTGGCTTCTTGAGCACCTTTTTAGTACGCTATGGGTTCAGCGGCTCAGGGTTCAACCTACTTATAGCTGTCATTGGCACCCAGTGGGCACTCCTACTCAATGGCTTTGAGTCCTGGTATTATAGAGGGAAGATTCGGATTGACCTGAATAG CTTGGTGGTTGCCGAGATGTGCACAGCCTCGGTTCTCATCTCAATTGGTGCTGtgcaaggaaaaacaaatcctGTCCACTTAATTCTCATGGTactgctggaggtatttggctttGTCCTGAATGAGTGGCTCCTGCAGACTTTGCTACCG GTACGGCAGTTGAACTTCATTATGGTGCTTCACATCTTTGGAGCTTTCTTTGGTCTTGTGCTGACATGGATCCTCTATCGGAAAGAATCATTTCAGGGATTCGAGAAGGAAAAACTTGACCGCAAAACAGAATTGTTCTCCATGTTAG GTACTGTGTttctctggatgttttggcccAGTTTTAACTCCATCCTCACGGAAGAGAGGTTGTCGGCAGTGTGCAGCACCTACCTGGCCCTGGCTGTCAGTGCTGTAGCATCTGTTGCGATATCTGCGCTCTTCAGTCCAAAGGGAAAAGTCAATCCA GCCCATTTTCAGTCATGCATTCTTGCTGGGGGTGTCGCTGTTGGGGTTTCCATGCCAGCGATACGTTACCCGTGGGAGGCCATGACAACTGCACTGGCCGCAGCTGCTGTGTCAACCGTTGGATTCCAATACCTCAAG AACCACATGTTGTTTGCTTTCGAGTGCCATGACACCTGCAGTGTTCTGAGCACACACGGACTCCCTGGTCTACTGGGATGGCTGATACAGCTCCTCCTGCAGATCCAACAGTGTGATGATCACACAAT GGCGATCCGGTTCGCCGTATTTCACATTTATGCCCTCCTCATCACCCTAGCTACAAGCCTGACCATGGGATTCCTAACAG AGCAAGAATGGGAATATTCAAACAAGAAATTCAGTATCTGA
- the rhd gene encoding rh blood group, D antigen isoform X5, with the protein MAPKYAPSLRSRLAPFLLSLQIGFVVVCYFYVEIESNVNGIKFSNLYPVFQDVNVMVFLGFGFLSTFLVRYGFSGSGFNLLIAVIGTQWALLLNGFESWYYRGKIRIDLNSLVVAEMCTASVLISIGAVQGKTNPVHLILMVLLEVFGFVLNEWLLQTLLPVRQLNFIMVLHIFGAFFGLVLTWILYRKESFQGFEKEKLDRKTELFSMLGTVFLWMFWPSFNSILTEERLSAVCSTYLALAVSAVASVAISALFSPKGKVNPAHFQSCILAGGVAVGVSMPAIRYPWEAMTTALAAAAVSTVGFQYLKNHMLFAFECHDTCSVLSTHGLPGLLGWLIQLLLQIQQAIRFAVFHIYALLITLATSLTMGFLTEQEWEYSNKKFSI; encoded by the exons ATGGCTCCTAAATACGCCCCAAGTTTGCGCTCTCGTTTGGCTCCTTTTTTGCTTTCCTTACAAATAGGTTTTGTAGTTGTGTGTTACTTCTACGTTGAGATTGAAAGCAATGTGAATGGGATTAAATTCAGCAATTTATATCCAG TGTTCCAGGATGTGAATGTGATGGTCTTCTTGGGTTTTGGCTTCTTGAGCACCTTTTTAGTACGCTATGGGTTCAGCGGCTCAGGGTTCAACCTACTTATAGCTGTCATTGGCACCCAGTGGGCACTCCTACTCAATGGCTTTGAGTCCTGGTATTATAGAGGGAAGATTCGGATTGACCTGAATAG CTTGGTGGTTGCCGAGATGTGCACAGCCTCGGTTCTCATCTCAATTGGTGCTGtgcaaggaaaaacaaatcctGTCCACTTAATTCTCATGGTactgctggaggtatttggctttGTCCTGAATGAGTGGCTCCTGCAGACTTTGCTACCG GTACGGCAGTTGAACTTCATTATGGTGCTTCACATCTTTGGAGCTTTCTTTGGTCTTGTGCTGACATGGATCCTCTATCGGAAAGAATCATTTCAGGGATTCGAGAAGGAAAAACTTGACCGCAAAACAGAATTGTTCTCCATGTTAG GTACTGTGTttctctggatgttttggcccAGTTTTAACTCCATCCTCACGGAAGAGAGGTTGTCGGCAGTGTGCAGCACCTACCTGGCCCTGGCTGTCAGTGCTGTAGCATCTGTTGCGATATCTGCGCTCTTCAGTCCAAAGGGAAAAGTCAATCCA GCCCATTTTCAGTCATGCATTCTTGCTGGGGGTGTCGCTGTTGGGGTTTCCATGCCAGCGATACGTTACCCGTGGGAGGCCATGACAACTGCACTGGCCGCAGCTGCTGTGTCAACCGTTGGATTCCAATACCTCAAG AACCACATGTTGTTTGCTTTCGAGTGCCATGACACCTGCAGTGTTCTGAGCACACACGGACTCCCTGGTCTACTGGGATGGCTGATACAGCTCCTCCTGCAGATCCAACA GGCGATCCGGTTCGCCGTATTTCACATTTATGCCCTCCTCATCACCCTAGCTACAAGCCTGACCATGGGATTCCTAACAG AGCAAGAATGGGAATATTCAAACAAGAAATTCAGTATCTGA
- the rhd gene encoding rh blood group, D antigen isoform X1 yields the protein MAPKYAPSLRSRLAPFLLSLQIGFVVVCYFYVEIESNVNGIKFSNLYPVFQDVNVMVFLGFGFLSTFLVRYGFSGSGFNLLIAVIGTQWALLLNGFESWYYRGKIRIDLNSLVVAEMCTASVLISIGAVQGKTNPVHLILMVLLEVFGFVLNEWLLQTLLPVRQLNFIMVLHIFGAFFGLVLTWILYRKESFQGFEKEKLDRKTELFSMLGTVFLWMFWPSFNSILTEERLSAVCSTYLALAVSAVASVAISALFSPKGKVNPAHFQSCILAGGVAVGVSMPAIRYPWEAMTTALAAAAVSTVGFQYLKNHMLFAFECHDTCSVLSTHGLPGLLGWLIQLLLQIQQCDDHTMAIRFAVFHIYALLITLATSLTMGFLTGVLLKWDIWRPPQDKKCFDDQAFWKFEHLAVRK from the exons ATGGCTCCTAAATACGCCCCAAGTTTGCGCTCTCGTTTGGCTCCTTTTTTGCTTTCCTTACAAATAGGTTTTGTAGTTGTGTGTTACTTCTACGTTGAGATTGAAAGCAATGTGAATGGGATTAAATTCAGCAATTTATATCCAG TGTTCCAGGATGTGAATGTGATGGTCTTCTTGGGTTTTGGCTTCTTGAGCACCTTTTTAGTACGCTATGGGTTCAGCGGCTCAGGGTTCAACCTACTTATAGCTGTCATTGGCACCCAGTGGGCACTCCTACTCAATGGCTTTGAGTCCTGGTATTATAGAGGGAAGATTCGGATTGACCTGAATAG CTTGGTGGTTGCCGAGATGTGCACAGCCTCGGTTCTCATCTCAATTGGTGCTGtgcaaggaaaaacaaatcctGTCCACTTAATTCTCATGGTactgctggaggtatttggctttGTCCTGAATGAGTGGCTCCTGCAGACTTTGCTACCG GTACGGCAGTTGAACTTCATTATGGTGCTTCACATCTTTGGAGCTTTCTTTGGTCTTGTGCTGACATGGATCCTCTATCGGAAAGAATCATTTCAGGGATTCGAGAAGGAAAAACTTGACCGCAAAACAGAATTGTTCTCCATGTTAG GTACTGTGTttctctggatgttttggcccAGTTTTAACTCCATCCTCACGGAAGAGAGGTTGTCGGCAGTGTGCAGCACCTACCTGGCCCTGGCTGTCAGTGCTGTAGCATCTGTTGCGATATCTGCGCTCTTCAGTCCAAAGGGAAAAGTCAATCCA GCCCATTTTCAGTCATGCATTCTTGCTGGGGGTGTCGCTGTTGGGGTTTCCATGCCAGCGATACGTTACCCGTGGGAGGCCATGACAACTGCACTGGCCGCAGCTGCTGTGTCAACCGTTGGATTCCAATACCTCAAG AACCACATGTTGTTTGCTTTCGAGTGCCATGACACCTGCAGTGTTCTGAGCACACACGGACTCCCTGGTCTACTGGGATGGCTGATACAGCTCCTCCTGCAGATCCAACAGTGTGATGATCACACAAT GGCGATCCGGTTCGCCGTATTTCACATTTATGCCCTCCTCATCACCCTAGCTACAAGCCTGACCATGGGATTCCTAACAG gagtactACTAAAGTGGGACATCTGGAGACCACCCCaagataaaaaatgttttgatgatCAAGCTTTCTGGAAG TTTGAGCATCTTGCAGTTCGCAAATAA
- the rhd gene encoding rh blood group, D antigen isoform X3: MAPKYAPSLRSRLAPFLLSLQIGFVVVCYFYVEIESNVNGIKFSNLYPVFQDVNVMVFLGFGFLSTFLVRYGFSGSGFNLLIAVIGTQWALLLNGFESWYYRGKIRIDLNSLVVAEMCTASVLISIGAVQGKTNPVHLILMVLLEVFGFVLNEWLLQTLLPVRQLNFIMVLHIFGAFFGLVLTWILYRKESFQGFEKEKLDRKTELFSMLGTVFLWMFWPSFNSILTEERLSAVCSTYLALAVSAVASVAISALFSPKGKVNPAHFQSCILAGGVAVGVSMPAIRYPWEAMTTALAAAAVSTVGFQYLKCHDTCSVLSTHGLPGLLGWLIQLLLQIQQCDDHTMAIRFAVFHIYALLITLATSLTMGFLTGVLLKWDIWRPPQDKKCFDDQAFWKFEHLAVRK, translated from the exons ATGGCTCCTAAATACGCCCCAAGTTTGCGCTCTCGTTTGGCTCCTTTTTTGCTTTCCTTACAAATAGGTTTTGTAGTTGTGTGTTACTTCTACGTTGAGATTGAAAGCAATGTGAATGGGATTAAATTCAGCAATTTATATCCAG TGTTCCAGGATGTGAATGTGATGGTCTTCTTGGGTTTTGGCTTCTTGAGCACCTTTTTAGTACGCTATGGGTTCAGCGGCTCAGGGTTCAACCTACTTATAGCTGTCATTGGCACCCAGTGGGCACTCCTACTCAATGGCTTTGAGTCCTGGTATTATAGAGGGAAGATTCGGATTGACCTGAATAG CTTGGTGGTTGCCGAGATGTGCACAGCCTCGGTTCTCATCTCAATTGGTGCTGtgcaaggaaaaacaaatcctGTCCACTTAATTCTCATGGTactgctggaggtatttggctttGTCCTGAATGAGTGGCTCCTGCAGACTTTGCTACCG GTACGGCAGTTGAACTTCATTATGGTGCTTCACATCTTTGGAGCTTTCTTTGGTCTTGTGCTGACATGGATCCTCTATCGGAAAGAATCATTTCAGGGATTCGAGAAGGAAAAACTTGACCGCAAAACAGAATTGTTCTCCATGTTAG GTACTGTGTttctctggatgttttggcccAGTTTTAACTCCATCCTCACGGAAGAGAGGTTGTCGGCAGTGTGCAGCACCTACCTGGCCCTGGCTGTCAGTGCTGTAGCATCTGTTGCGATATCTGCGCTCTTCAGTCCAAAGGGAAAAGTCAATCCA GCCCATTTTCAGTCATGCATTCTTGCTGGGGGTGTCGCTGTTGGGGTTTCCATGCCAGCGATACGTTACCCGTGGGAGGCCATGACAACTGCACTGGCCGCAGCTGCTGTGTCAACCGTTGGATTCCAATACCTCAAG TGCCATGACACCTGCAGTGTTCTGAGCACACACGGACTCCCTGGTCTACTGGGATGGCTGATACAGCTCCTCCTGCAGATCCAACAGTGTGATGATCACACAAT GGCGATCCGGTTCGCCGTATTTCACATTTATGCCCTCCTCATCACCCTAGCTACAAGCCTGACCATGGGATTCCTAACAG gagtactACTAAAGTGGGACATCTGGAGACCACCCCaagataaaaaatgttttgatgatCAAGCTTTCTGGAAG TTTGAGCATCTTGCAGTTCGCAAATAA
- the maco1b gene encoding macoilin-2 isoform X1, which yields MKRRNADCSKLRRPVKRNRITEGIYGSTFLYLKFLVVWALVLLADFVLEFRFEYLWPFWLFLRSVYDSFRYQGLAFSVFFVFVALTSDFICLLFIPVQWLFFAASTYVWVQYVWHTERGVCLPTVSLWILFVYIEAAIRFKDLKNFHVDLCRPFAAHCIGYPVVTLGFGFKSYVSYKMRLRKQKEVQKENEFYMQLLQQALPPEQQMLQRQEREAEEAAAKGISEADTPPVSQNGAPANKKTSAPLPELEYREKGKEGKGGGEAKKQHNSNSILPSSVDSKLQEMEYMENHVNSKRLTTELGSTENLLLKEDNNSSCSSSSSSCSKNYKNSNATALNSSPRGHSATNGSLASSTPSSSSTGKNDKKHKLAVGKGTSSGSNRDPTDNCIPNNQLSKPEALVRLEQDVKKLKADLQASRQMEQDLRSQIGSLGSAERSIRTELGQLRQENELLQNKLHNAVQAKQKDKQAVGQLEKRLKAEQEARTTAEKQLADEKKRKKLEEATAARAVALAAASRGECTDTLRRRITELESDCKKLTLDNKLKEDQIRELDLKVQELHKYKENEKDTEVLMSALSAMQDKTQHLENSLSAETRIKLDLFSALGDAKRQQEIVQGQILQKDQEIKDLKQKIAEVMAVMPSISYTTDTSSMTPVAPHYSSKFMDTNPSGLDPNASVYQPLKK from the exons ATGAAGCGGCGCAATGCGGACTGCAGCAAACTCCGACGGCCGGTAAAACGGAATCGAATCACCGAGGGCATATACGGCAG CACTTTCCTGTACCTGAAGTTCCTAGTGGTGTGGGCGTTGGTGCTACTggctgactttgttttggagttTAGATTTGAGTACCTCTGGCCATTCTGGCTCTTCCTCCGGAGTGTGTACGACTCGTTTAGATACCAGGGGCTG GCCTTCTCAGTATTCTTTGTGTTTGTGGCACTTACTTCGGACTTCATTTGCCTCCTATTCATCCCAGTGCAATGGCTCTTCTTTGCTGCCAGTACTTATGTGTGGGTGCAGTATGTCTGGCACACAG AGAGAGGAGTCTGTCTACCCACTGTGTCACTATGGATACTCTTCGTGTACATAGAGGCGGCTATCAGATTCAAAGACCTGAAGAACTTCCATGTAGACTTGTGCCGCCCATTTGCTGCACACTG CATTGGCTATCCAGTGGTGACACTGGGCTTTGGCTTTAAGAGCTATGTCAGCTATAAGATGCGCCTCCGGAAGCAGAAAGAGGTGCAGAAGGAGAATGAGTTTTACATGCAGCTCCTTCAGCAGGCTCTGCCTCCAGAGCAACAGATGCTTCAAAGGCAAGAACGAGAAGCAGAAGAAG CAGCAGCAAAAGGAATATCTGAAGCGGACACGCCTCCAGTTTCACAGAACGGCGCCCCTGCCAATAAAAAGACCTCAGCGCCTTTGCCAGAGTTAGAGTACAGAGAAAAGGGAAAAGagggaaaaggtggtggggagGCTAAAAAGCAGCACAACAGCAACAGCATCCTGCCATCATCAGTGGACTCTAAACTCCAAGAGATGGAGTATATGGAAAACCATGTGAACAGCAAGAGACTGACCACTGAACTCGGCAGCACAGAAAACTTGTTGCTTAAAGAGGACAATAATTCCTCctgctcatcctcttcctcctcctgctccaaaaattacaaaaacagcAACGCTACAGCGCTCAACTCCTCTCCCCGTGGGCACAGTGCTACCAATGGCAGCCTGGCCTCCTCTACGCCATCCTCCTCTTCCACGGGGAAGAACGACAAGAAGCACAAATTGGCAGTGGGGAAGGGGACATCAAGTGGCTCCAACAGGGATCCTACCGACAACTGTATTCCCAACAATCAGCTGAGCAAGCCGGAAGCACTTGTTAG ATTGGAGCAAGATGTTAAGAAGTTGAAGGCAGACCTGCAGGCAAGCCGGCAGATGGAACAAGACCTGCGAAGCCAGATTGGCTCACTTGGCAGTGCTGAGCGTTCAATACGTACTGAGCTGGGTCAACTCCGCCAGGAGAACGAACTGCTGCAGAACAA GCTCCATAATGCTGTGCAGGCAAAGCAAAAGGATAAGCAGGCTGTGGGTCAACTGGAGAAGAGGCTGAAAGCTGAACAGGAAGCTCGTACCACTGCTGAGAAACAGCTCGCAGACGAAAAGAAGCGCAAAAAGCTCGAGGAGGCCACGGCAGCTAGGGCAGTAGCTCTAGCTGCTGCTTCCAG AGGAGAATGCACAGACACGCTGCGACGGCGGATCACAGAATTAGAGAGTGACTGTAAGAAACTAACCTTGGACAACAAGCTTAAGGAAGACCAGATCCGAGAGCTTGACTTGAAGGTCCAG GAACTTCATAAATACAAGgagaatgaaaaagacacagaagTGCTGATGTCAGCTCTGTCAGCCATGCAAGACAAGACCCAACACTTGGAGAATAGCCTTAGTGCAGAGACCAGGATCAAACTGGACCTCTTCTCTGCACTGGGAGATGCCAAGAGACAGCAGGAAATCGTGCAAG GTCAGATTCTTCAGAAAGATCAAGAAATAAAAGATCTTAAGCAAAAGATAGCCGAAGTGATGGCTGTCATGCCCAGCATCTCATACACAACCGACACCAGCAGCATGACCCCGGTGGCCCCCCACTACTCCTCCAAGTTCATGGACACCAACCCCTCTGGCTTGGACCCCAATGCCTCAGTTTACCAGCCACTGAAAAAGTGA
- the maco1b gene encoding macoilin-2 isoform X2: MKRRNADCSKLRRPVKRNRITEGIYGSTFLYLKFLVVWALVLLADFVLEFRFEYLWPFWLFLRSVYDSFRYQGLAFSVFFVFVALTSDFICLLFIPVQWLFFAASTYVWVQYVWHTERGVCLPTVSLWILFVYIEAAIRFKDLKNFHVDLCRPFAAHCIGYPVVTLGFGFKSYVSYKMRLRKQKEVQKENEFYMQLLQQALPPEQQMLQRQEREAEEAAKGISEADTPPVSQNGAPANKKTSAPLPELEYREKGKEGKGGGEAKKQHNSNSILPSSVDSKLQEMEYMENHVNSKRLTTELGSTENLLLKEDNNSSCSSSSSSCSKNYKNSNATALNSSPRGHSATNGSLASSTPSSSSTGKNDKKHKLAVGKGTSSGSNRDPTDNCIPNNQLSKPEALVRLEQDVKKLKADLQASRQMEQDLRSQIGSLGSAERSIRTELGQLRQENELLQNKLHNAVQAKQKDKQAVGQLEKRLKAEQEARTTAEKQLADEKKRKKLEEATAARAVALAAASRGECTDTLRRRITELESDCKKLTLDNKLKEDQIRELDLKVQELHKYKENEKDTEVLMSALSAMQDKTQHLENSLSAETRIKLDLFSALGDAKRQQEIVQGQILQKDQEIKDLKQKIAEVMAVMPSISYTTDTSSMTPVAPHYSSKFMDTNPSGLDPNASVYQPLKK; the protein is encoded by the exons ATGAAGCGGCGCAATGCGGACTGCAGCAAACTCCGACGGCCGGTAAAACGGAATCGAATCACCGAGGGCATATACGGCAG CACTTTCCTGTACCTGAAGTTCCTAGTGGTGTGGGCGTTGGTGCTACTggctgactttgttttggagttTAGATTTGAGTACCTCTGGCCATTCTGGCTCTTCCTCCGGAGTGTGTACGACTCGTTTAGATACCAGGGGCTG GCCTTCTCAGTATTCTTTGTGTTTGTGGCACTTACTTCGGACTTCATTTGCCTCCTATTCATCCCAGTGCAATGGCTCTTCTTTGCTGCCAGTACTTATGTGTGGGTGCAGTATGTCTGGCACACAG AGAGAGGAGTCTGTCTACCCACTGTGTCACTATGGATACTCTTCGTGTACATAGAGGCGGCTATCAGATTCAAAGACCTGAAGAACTTCCATGTAGACTTGTGCCGCCCATTTGCTGCACACTG CATTGGCTATCCAGTGGTGACACTGGGCTTTGGCTTTAAGAGCTATGTCAGCTATAAGATGCGCCTCCGGAAGCAGAAAGAGGTGCAGAAGGAGAATGAGTTTTACATGCAGCTCCTTCAGCAGGCTCTGCCTCCAGAGCAACAGATGCTTCAAAGGCAAGAACGAGAAGCAGAAGAAG CAGCAAAAGGAATATCTGAAGCGGACACGCCTCCAGTTTCACAGAACGGCGCCCCTGCCAATAAAAAGACCTCAGCGCCTTTGCCAGAGTTAGAGTACAGAGAAAAGGGAAAAGagggaaaaggtggtggggagGCTAAAAAGCAGCACAACAGCAACAGCATCCTGCCATCATCAGTGGACTCTAAACTCCAAGAGATGGAGTATATGGAAAACCATGTGAACAGCAAGAGACTGACCACTGAACTCGGCAGCACAGAAAACTTGTTGCTTAAAGAGGACAATAATTCCTCctgctcatcctcttcctcctcctgctccaaaaattacaaaaacagcAACGCTACAGCGCTCAACTCCTCTCCCCGTGGGCACAGTGCTACCAATGGCAGCCTGGCCTCCTCTACGCCATCCTCCTCTTCCACGGGGAAGAACGACAAGAAGCACAAATTGGCAGTGGGGAAGGGGACATCAAGTGGCTCCAACAGGGATCCTACCGACAACTGTATTCCCAACAATCAGCTGAGCAAGCCGGAAGCACTTGTTAG ATTGGAGCAAGATGTTAAGAAGTTGAAGGCAGACCTGCAGGCAAGCCGGCAGATGGAACAAGACCTGCGAAGCCAGATTGGCTCACTTGGCAGTGCTGAGCGTTCAATACGTACTGAGCTGGGTCAACTCCGCCAGGAGAACGAACTGCTGCAGAACAA GCTCCATAATGCTGTGCAGGCAAAGCAAAAGGATAAGCAGGCTGTGGGTCAACTGGAGAAGAGGCTGAAAGCTGAACAGGAAGCTCGTACCACTGCTGAGAAACAGCTCGCAGACGAAAAGAAGCGCAAAAAGCTCGAGGAGGCCACGGCAGCTAGGGCAGTAGCTCTAGCTGCTGCTTCCAG AGGAGAATGCACAGACACGCTGCGACGGCGGATCACAGAATTAGAGAGTGACTGTAAGAAACTAACCTTGGACAACAAGCTTAAGGAAGACCAGATCCGAGAGCTTGACTTGAAGGTCCAG GAACTTCATAAATACAAGgagaatgaaaaagacacagaagTGCTGATGTCAGCTCTGTCAGCCATGCAAGACAAGACCCAACACTTGGAGAATAGCCTTAGTGCAGAGACCAGGATCAAACTGGACCTCTTCTCTGCACTGGGAGATGCCAAGAGACAGCAGGAAATCGTGCAAG GTCAGATTCTTCAGAAAGATCAAGAAATAAAAGATCTTAAGCAAAAGATAGCCGAAGTGATGGCTGTCATGCCCAGCATCTCATACACAACCGACACCAGCAGCATGACCCCGGTGGCCCCCCACTACTCCTCCAAGTTCATGGACACCAACCCCTCTGGCTTGGACCCCAATGCCTCAGTTTACCAGCCACTGAAAAAGTGA
- the rhd gene encoding rh blood group, D antigen isoform X2: protein MAPKYAPSLRSRLAPFLLSLQIGFVVVCYFYVEIESNVNGIKFSNLYPVFQDVNVMVFLGFGFLSTFLVRYGFSGSGFNLLIAVIGTQWALLLNGFESWYYRGKIRIDLNSLVVAEMCTASVLISIGAVQGKTNPVHLILMVLLEVFGFVLNEWLLQTLLPVRQLNFIMVLHIFGAFFGLVLTWILYRKESFQGFEKEKLDRKTELFSMLGTVFLWMFWPSFNSILTEERLSAVCSTYLALAVSAVASVAISALFSPKGKVNPAHFQSCILAGGVAVGVSMPAIRYPWEAMTTALAAAAVSTVGFQYLKNHMLFAFECHDTCSVLSTHGLPGLLGWLIQLLLQIQQAIRFAVFHIYALLITLATSLTMGFLTGVLLKWDIWRPPQDKKCFDDQAFWKFEHLAVRK, encoded by the exons ATGGCTCCTAAATACGCCCCAAGTTTGCGCTCTCGTTTGGCTCCTTTTTTGCTTTCCTTACAAATAGGTTTTGTAGTTGTGTGTTACTTCTACGTTGAGATTGAAAGCAATGTGAATGGGATTAAATTCAGCAATTTATATCCAG TGTTCCAGGATGTGAATGTGATGGTCTTCTTGGGTTTTGGCTTCTTGAGCACCTTTTTAGTACGCTATGGGTTCAGCGGCTCAGGGTTCAACCTACTTATAGCTGTCATTGGCACCCAGTGGGCACTCCTACTCAATGGCTTTGAGTCCTGGTATTATAGAGGGAAGATTCGGATTGACCTGAATAG CTTGGTGGTTGCCGAGATGTGCACAGCCTCGGTTCTCATCTCAATTGGTGCTGtgcaaggaaaaacaaatcctGTCCACTTAATTCTCATGGTactgctggaggtatttggctttGTCCTGAATGAGTGGCTCCTGCAGACTTTGCTACCG GTACGGCAGTTGAACTTCATTATGGTGCTTCACATCTTTGGAGCTTTCTTTGGTCTTGTGCTGACATGGATCCTCTATCGGAAAGAATCATTTCAGGGATTCGAGAAGGAAAAACTTGACCGCAAAACAGAATTGTTCTCCATGTTAG GTACTGTGTttctctggatgttttggcccAGTTTTAACTCCATCCTCACGGAAGAGAGGTTGTCGGCAGTGTGCAGCACCTACCTGGCCCTGGCTGTCAGTGCTGTAGCATCTGTTGCGATATCTGCGCTCTTCAGTCCAAAGGGAAAAGTCAATCCA GCCCATTTTCAGTCATGCATTCTTGCTGGGGGTGTCGCTGTTGGGGTTTCCATGCCAGCGATACGTTACCCGTGGGAGGCCATGACAACTGCACTGGCCGCAGCTGCTGTGTCAACCGTTGGATTCCAATACCTCAAG AACCACATGTTGTTTGCTTTCGAGTGCCATGACACCTGCAGTGTTCTGAGCACACACGGACTCCCTGGTCTACTGGGATGGCTGATACAGCTCCTCCTGCAGATCCAACA GGCGATCCGGTTCGCCGTATTTCACATTTATGCCCTCCTCATCACCCTAGCTACAAGCCTGACCATGGGATTCCTAACAG gagtactACTAAAGTGGGACATCTGGAGACCACCCCaagataaaaaatgttttgatgatCAAGCTTTCTGGAAG TTTGAGCATCTTGCAGTTCGCAAATAA